The following proteins are co-located in the Longimicrobium sp. genome:
- a CDS encoding DoxX family protein codes for MRFFMSRFEEVTLALLRVVAGLLFWQHGAQKLLGMFGGVDGQGATPPLMSQFGLAGVLEFVGGILIALGLFTRPVAFILAGEMAVAYFQVHAPNGFWPIVNKGELAVLYCFLFLYLSARGAGRYSLDAALFRRTPADRPVATS; via the coding sequence ATGAGGTTCTTCATGAGCCGCTTCGAGGAGGTGACGCTCGCCCTGCTGCGCGTGGTGGCGGGCCTCCTGTTCTGGCAGCACGGCGCGCAGAAGCTGCTGGGGATGTTCGGCGGCGTGGACGGGCAGGGCGCCACCCCGCCGCTGATGTCGCAGTTCGGGCTCGCGGGGGTGCTGGAGTTCGTGGGCGGCATCCTGATCGCGCTGGGGCTCTTCACCCGCCCCGTGGCCTTCATCCTGGCGGGGGAGATGGCGGTGGCCTACTTCCAGGTCCACGCGCCCAACGGCTTCTGGCCGATCGTGAACAAGGGCGAGCTGGCGGTGCTCTACTGCTTCCTCTTCCTCTACCTCTCCGCCCGCGGCGCCGGCCGCTACAGCCTGGACGCGGCGCTCTTCCGCCGCACCCCCGCCGACCGCCCGGTGGCGACGTCGTAA
- a CDS encoding thioredoxin family protein, whose translation MDTTAGATPAPDTSAHAPAPGADPALLQAKWGQALTFEQFLGVAKELAELWPKLYGRASVAPEWAERARAFPAPLRLLILSEDWCGDSVNTVPLLQRLAEGSGGKLELRLLARDENLDLMDAHLTGASRSIPAVIVLDSAFRELGWWGPRPAPLQRWVLETGLALPKEERYREVRTWYVRDRGATTLADVVPMLERLSAEAASHG comes from the coding sequence ATGGACACCACCGCCGGCGCCACCCCCGCTCCCGACACCTCCGCGCACGCCCCCGCCCCCGGCGCCGACCCCGCGCTGCTGCAGGCGAAGTGGGGCCAGGCGCTCACGTTCGAGCAGTTCCTCGGCGTGGCGAAGGAGCTGGCCGAGCTCTGGCCCAAGCTGTACGGGCGCGCCTCCGTCGCCCCCGAGTGGGCGGAGCGCGCCCGCGCCTTCCCCGCGCCGCTCAGGCTGCTCATCCTCAGCGAGGACTGGTGCGGCGACTCGGTCAACACCGTCCCCCTCCTCCAGCGCCTGGCTGAAGGATCGGGCGGGAAGCTGGAGCTGCGGCTGCTGGCGCGCGACGAGAACCTCGACCTGATGGACGCGCACCTGACCGGCGCCTCGCGCTCGATCCCGGCGGTCATCGTGCTCGACTCCGCCTTCCGCGAGCTGGGGTGGTGGGGCCCCCGCCCCGCGCCGCTGCAGCGCTGGGTGCTGGAGACGGGCCTGGCGCTGCCGAAGGAGGAGCGCTACCGCGAGGTGCGCACCTGGTACGTCCGCGACCGCGGCGCCACCACCCTGGCCGACGTCGTCCCCATGCTGGAGCGCCTGTCCGCGGAGGCGGCGTCGCACGGTTGA
- a CDS encoding DoxX family membrane protein, with protein MKTWSLLLLRVSLGLFLVVWGLDKLVNTEHGLLVSEHFYLGMFSAPVLLRAFGAVQVLAGALVVLGLARKVAYPFLLAVTAFTLLAVWKSVVDPLAIVFEDANLVFFSSIVIFPASLLLWAFREEDVYALDRRRHPEPTRPAVLAG; from the coding sequence ATGAAGACGTGGAGCTTGTTGCTGCTGCGGGTCTCGCTCGGGCTCTTCCTGGTCGTGTGGGGGCTCGACAAGCTGGTGAACACGGAGCATGGGCTGCTCGTCTCCGAGCACTTCTACCTGGGGATGTTCTCGGCGCCCGTGCTGCTGCGCGCGTTCGGGGCGGTCCAGGTGCTCGCGGGTGCGCTGGTGGTGCTGGGTCTGGCGCGGAAGGTGGCGTACCCGTTCCTGCTGGCGGTCACCGCCTTCACCCTGCTCGCCGTCTGGAAGTCGGTGGTCGATCCGCTGGCGATCGTCTTCGAGGACGCGAACCTGGTCTTCTTCTCCTCGATCGTGATCTTCCCCGCCTCCCTGCTCCTGTGGGCCTTCCGCGAGGAAGACGTCTACGCGCTCGACCGGCGCCGGCACCCCGAGCCCACCCGTCCCGCCGTCCTGGCCGGGTGA
- a CDS encoding UBP-type zinc finger domain-containing protein — MASACTHTDMIQDVRPDSEGCEECLKTGSWWVHLRMCRTCGHVGCCDSSPNKHATRHFHATRHPIVRSAEPGEDWSWCYVDEVEVDV; from the coding sequence ATGGCGAGCGCCTGCACCCACACCGACATGATCCAGGACGTGCGCCCCGACAGCGAAGGGTGCGAGGAGTGCCTGAAGACGGGGAGCTGGTGGGTGCACCTGCGGATGTGCCGCACCTGCGGCCACGTGGGCTGCTGCGACAGCTCGCCGAACAAGCACGCCACCAGGCACTTCCACGCCACCCGCCACCCGATCGTCAGGTCCGCCGAGCCGGGGGAGGACTGGAGCTGGTGCTACGTGGACGAGGTGGAGGTGGACGTCTGA
- a CDS encoding PDDEXK nuclease domain-containing protein: MLHKFHGGTHLVLLDRVREPAEREWYSRRAIEHGWSRNVLAAQIASGLVHRQGRAATNFERTLPPAQSDLARELLKDPYTFDFLTLAEKCHERDLERALTTHIRDFLLELGVGFSFVGSQHRLEVGGREFFLDLLFYHLRLRCYVVVELKVGDFEPEFAGKMNFYLAAVDDLLRHPDDGPSLGIILCKGRNEVVVEYALRGSARPIGVTTFELKQMLHDALGAALPGTPGLPAQAAATDHGRAEHAEVPASRERNRASGACTNGSGRRSRGK; this comes from the coding sequence TTGCTGCACAAATTCCATGGGGGCACCCACCTCGTGCTGCTCGACCGGGTGAGGGAGCCCGCGGAGCGCGAGTGGTACTCCCGCCGCGCCATCGAGCACGGGTGGTCGCGCAACGTGCTGGCGGCGCAGATCGCGAGCGGGCTGGTCCACCGCCAGGGGCGGGCGGCGACCAACTTCGAGCGCACGCTGCCGCCGGCGCAGTCGGACCTCGCGCGCGAGCTGCTGAAGGACCCCTACACCTTCGACTTCCTGACGCTCGCGGAGAAGTGCCACGAGCGCGACCTGGAGCGCGCGCTCACCACGCACATCCGCGACTTCCTGCTGGAGCTGGGGGTGGGGTTCTCGTTCGTGGGGAGCCAGCACCGGCTGGAGGTGGGCGGGAGGGAGTTCTTCCTGGACCTGCTCTTCTACCACCTGCGGCTGCGCTGCTACGTGGTGGTCGAGCTGAAGGTGGGCGACTTCGAGCCGGAGTTCGCGGGGAAGATGAACTTCTACCTCGCCGCCGTGGACGACCTGCTCCGGCACCCGGACGACGGGCCGAGCCTGGGGATCATCCTCTGCAAGGGCCGCAACGAGGTGGTCGTGGAGTACGCGCTGCGCGGCTCCGCCAGGCCGATCGGCGTCACCACCTTCGAGCTGAAGCAGATGCTCCACGACGCACTTGGTGCCGCCCTTCCCGGCACTCCCGGCCTCCCCGCCCAGGCGGCCGCCACCGACCACGGACGAGCGGAACACGCGGAGGTCCCGGCGTCTCGGGAGCGCAATCGTGCAAGCGGCGCTTGCACAAATGGGAGCGGGCGGCGTTCCCGGGGGAAATAG